The genomic stretch CCGGAATCGGGCCGGAGAGCCGGTTATTGGACACGTCGAAAACGGATAACCGAACCAAAAGCCCGAGCTGCGGCGGGATGAGCCCGGAGAGCTGATTGTCGTGGAGATCGATGACGTTGAGGTAAGCACAGAGCGCGAGCTGCTGCGGGATTGAACCGGAGAGGGCGTTGTCGGAGAGATTAAGGACGGCGAGGTTAACGAGGAACTGAAGCTCCGGCGGGATGGGCCCACTTAGGGCGTTAGAAGACAGGTCCAACGCCTGGAGATTCGTGCAATTGGAGAGAAACGGCGAAATGGAGCCTCGGAGCGAGAGATTGTTGAGCGAGAGCTTATAGATTCGGCCATTGTTGCAAGTCGCGCCTTGTAAGTACGAGGTGAATCCTTGACAAGGATTCGCGAATCTGTCCCTCGTCCAGTTCTGAAGATTCCTCATCGGATCCTCCAACGACGCGCTCAGATGCGTCAAACACTGCTCGTCGTTGGGATCCGCCGCCCCCATCTCCATACCCGCGGCACATACCACAAACACCACCAAAACCCGCCGCCAAATCCCGCCGCCAACAACCATGTATCCCGATCCGAGGAACCAAATCAAAGCTATTTCACCTCTCTGCAGTTTCTGAGAAAACAGTGGAAATTAAATTCACTATGAAGGGTGAAAAAACAGGGAAAcagctgttgttgttgttgttgttgttgtgttgcACAGTGAGAGTGGTTAAATAAATAAGAGGGGATGGTAGGTGTTATTAAGGGGAAGGATctttcatttcatttatttatgttAAAGCGTGAAGGGGTTTGGGGCATATGGGAAGACAGTCAGCTGgcagagaaagagagagagagaggggatgGGGAAGAAAAGAAAGGAGTGGGGCTGGGGATATGTGTGCTTGCCCACCCAAACAAAACAACCAAATGTGGGCTTTGTGAAAATGAAAGCACAAACCTTAACTAGAAAAGCATATGTTGGCTGCTTCTTTCAACTCCAATTCCAATTTCGACTACCTCCCTTGCTTTTGTTTCAAAACCTTTATTAATGATGGAGATAAGTCCAGAAATGTTagcttattttgttttaattcatTATTCCAATGCTGTCATGTCGAGTTTTGAAATC from Ipomoea triloba cultivar NCNSP0323 chromosome 12, ASM357664v1 encodes the following:
- the LOC115998721 gene encoding receptor-like protein 44, whose amino-acid sequence is MVVGGGIWRRVLVVFVVCAAGMEMGAADPNDEQCLTHLSASLEDPMRNLQNWTRDRFANPCQGFTSYLQGATCNNGRIYKLSLNNLSLRGSISPFLSNCTNLQALDLSSNALSGPIPPELQFLVNLAVLNLSDNALSGSIPQQLALCAYLNVIDLHDNQLSGLIPPQLGLLVRLSVFDVSNNRLSGPIPASLGNRSGNLRQFNASSYEGNKDLYGYPLPYKKNNGLSILAIVGIGLGSGFLSLVLSFTAVCMWLRATEQKMAAEEGKIGHLMPDY